From Isachenkonia alkalipeptolytica, the proteins below share one genomic window:
- a CDS encoding carbon-nitrogen hydrolase family protein: MILEKKLKVAVVQDAPIIFDLQKTMKKTIELTREAAATGAKLIVFPESFIPCYPRGLTFGMVVGNRTEKGRQDYQRYHDNAVAVPGPEVDRLGELTKELDVYLSIGVTEKNGEGLDGTLHCSNLFFGPEGYLGRHRKLKPTGAERVIWGEDDGSTLTVVDTPYGKMGSLICWENYMPLARMAMYLKGVNLYIVPTADQRETYQATLRHIAFEGRCFVIMSNQYVEKSMYPTDLNYYEDLKDQPEVMCRGGSCIISPYGEYLAEPLFDKPGIITAELDLEQVVQSKFDWDPVGHYNRPEIFDFKIREK, translated from the coding sequence ATGATATTGGAAAAGAAACTGAAGGTTGCCGTAGTCCAGGACGCGCCGATTATTTTTGATCTGCAAAAAACCATGAAAAAGACCATTGAACTGACCAGGGAGGCCGCAGCCACCGGGGCAAAACTGATTGTGTTTCCCGAGAGTTTCATTCCCTGCTATCCCAGGGGACTAACCTTCGGCATGGTGGTGGGAAACCGTACGGAAAAAGGCCGACAGGATTATCAGCGCTACCATGATAACGCCGTGGCAGTGCCGGGACCCGAGGTGGATCGTTTAGGGGAACTGACCAAGGAGCTGGATGTTTACTTATCCATCGGAGTTACGGAGAAAAACGGCGAAGGCCTGGACGGAACCCTTCACTGTTCAAACTTATTCTTCGGACCGGAAGGGTATCTCGGAAGACACCGAAAATTAAAACCCACCGGGGCAGAGCGGGTCATTTGGGGAGAGGACGACGGCTCTACTTTAACCGTTGTGGATACCCCCTACGGCAAGATGGGCTCCCTGATTTGCTGGGAAAACTATATGCCCTTGGCGAGAATGGCCATGTATTTAAAAGGCGTCAATCTATATATCGTTCCAACGGCGGATCAAAGAGAAACTTACCAGGCAACCCTCAGACATATTGCCTTTGAAGGTCGGTGCTTTGTAATCATGAGCAATCAGTATGTGGAAAAATCCATGTATCCCACGGATCTTAACTATTATGAGGATCTCAAGGATCAGCCGGAGGTAATGTGTAGAGGCGGGAGCTGTATTATCAGTCCCTACGGAGAATATCTTGCGGAGCCCTTATTTGACAAACCGGGCATTATTACCGCAGAACTGGATTTAGAACAGGTTGTGCAATCGAAGTTCGATTGGGACCCCGTGGGCCATTATAATCGACCGGAAATTTTTGATTTTAAAATTAGGGAAAAATAA
- a CDS encoding two-component system sensor histidine kinase NtrB, whose protein sequence is MKKKTRTAQKLQMIPNKRAFGLIILLLMLITTFHYFTESRDWQLHDFFRRLYYFPIIIAAFKFRLRGALVVSVLTVILYAPHLLVYFGELNMELVNQLLEAVMFVVLGLITGYLVEEDYKARRGLEDQIIKVGNLEKYTRNLLNSIDTGVVAFGEEGNLQSMNKEAQRIFHSPENAHRFIRKNQIKKKLQQALETGRTYSGSETAYKTKTGPMLFLKTTIFPVRGVSDRIEGAVLMIEDVTILRELEEQVRRGERLAAVGELSSGVAHEIRNPLGIIKTISQSIQEENTDEDIKESLEIIEQEIHRANKVVEGLLDFAKPGKLKREEISFQRLLRELELMTGKLAEQNGFRLILEPTEEDYMIEGDPDKLKQGLLNLVLNGIQAMEERKIREAERQETVMQETDTEEADRKKAETKEEMEAAERLETGTVRIQLTEPKAEELPNGKKIRLIIQDQGIGIDPDNIKKIYDPFFTTKDRGSGLGLSITHRIIEEHQGSLEIKSEGKKGTEVIIELPYISKEGGRHA, encoded by the coding sequence ATGAAGAAAAAAACAAGAACCGCGCAAAAGCTACAGATGATTCCGAATAAACGGGCCTTCGGACTTATTATTCTATTGTTAATGCTGATCACGACTTTTCATTATTTCACGGAGTCCAGAGACTGGCAGCTACATGATTTTTTCAGAAGGCTGTATTATTTTCCGATCATCATCGCGGCTTTTAAATTTCGTCTTCGGGGTGCGCTAGTGGTCTCGGTCCTTACGGTGATTCTTTATGCTCCTCATTTACTGGTTTATTTCGGAGAGTTGAACATGGAGCTGGTCAATCAATTACTGGAGGCGGTTATGTTTGTAGTGTTGGGTCTTATCACCGGCTATCTGGTAGAGGAGGATTACAAAGCCCGTCGAGGTCTGGAGGATCAGATAATCAAAGTGGGAAATTTGGAAAAATACACTCGGAATCTTCTAAACAGTATTGATACCGGGGTGGTGGCTTTTGGGGAAGAGGGAAATTTACAGTCCATGAACAAGGAAGCCCAACGAATATTTCATTCCCCGGAAAACGCACACCGCTTTATTCGAAAGAATCAAATTAAAAAGAAGCTGCAGCAGGCGCTTGAGACCGGGAGAACCTATTCCGGGTCGGAAACCGCTTACAAAACGAAGACGGGTCCCATGCTTTTTCTAAAGACCACCATTTTTCCGGTGCGGGGTGTGTCGGATCGAATTGAAGGGGCCGTTCTTATGATCGAGGACGTAACCATACTTAGAGAACTGGAAGAGCAGGTACGTCGGGGAGAGCGGCTGGCCGCTGTGGGAGAACTATCCTCCGGTGTGGCCCATGAAATTCGAAATCCCTTAGGCATTATCAAAACCATCAGTCAATCCATCCAAGAGGAAAATACCGATGAGGACATTAAGGAAAGCTTAGAGATCATTGAACAGGAAATTCACCGGGCCAATAAGGTCGTGGAGGGCCTGTTGGACTTTGCCAAGCCGGGTAAGTTGAAAAGGGAGGAAATCTCTTTTCAAAGACTCTTACGGGAGTTGGAGCTGATGACCGGAAAACTGGCGGAGCAAAACGGGTTTCGTTTGATTTTAGAGCCCACAGAGGAAGACTATATGATTGAAGGGGATCCGGACAAACTAAAGCAGGGGCTGTTAAATCTGGTGCTAAACGGCATTCAGGCGATGGAAGAGCGGAAGATAAGAGAGGCGGAAAGGCAAGAAACGGTTATGCAGGAGACAGATACGGAAGAAGCAGATAGGAAGAAGGCGGAAACAAAAGAAGAAATGGAAGCGGCAGAAAGACTAGAAACCGGGACAGTACGTATACAGTTGACAGAGCCAAAGGCGGAGGAGCTTCCGAATGGAAAGAAAATCCGACTGATCATTCAAGATCAAGGGATCGGCATTGACCCGGATAATATAAAAAAGATATATGATCCTTTTTTCACCACAAAGGACCGGGGAAGCGGTCTGGGTCTTTCCATTACCCACCGGATCATCGAGGAGCATCAGGGAAGTTTGGAAATCAAGAGCGAAGGGAAAAAAGGCACCGAAGTCATAATCGAGCTGCCCTACATTTCCAAGGAGGGAGGACGCCATGCATAA
- a CDS encoding DUF3137 domain-containing protein, producing MGLFGKNRKEAWHKVVEEMGFQLVEGGLFKPDKMIGNLHNWTITLDTYTVSTGKSAATYTRIRAPYSAKDDFRFKIYQKGIFSNIGKLLGSQDVEIGIPSLDENFIIQGNDEAKMKTLFTHESIQKIIEGQDRIRLEVKEDDGFMGTKFPEGVKQLYFEDYGVIKDEKRLVALFYLFGEVLKKMSEMDAIENIDPQVTYK from the coding sequence ATGGGATTATTCGGAAAAAATCGTAAAGAAGCATGGCATAAAGTGGTGGAGGAAATGGGCTTCCAACTGGTTGAAGGGGGACTTTTCAAGCCCGATAAGATGATAGGGAATCTCCATAACTGGACGATTACCCTGGATACCTATACCGTATCCACAGGGAAAAGTGCAGCCACCTATACCCGCATCCGAGCCCCTTATAGTGCCAAGGATGATTTTAGGTTTAAAATTTACCAAAAGGGGATTTTCAGCAATATTGGAAAACTTCTGGGTAGCCAGGATGTTGAAATCGGAATCCCTTCTCTCGACGAAAACTTCATTATTCAGGGGAATGATGAGGCTAAAATGAAAACCCTCTTTACCCATGAGAGCATTCAAAAAATCATCGAAGGCCAGGATAGGATCCGGCTGGAAGTCAAGGAGGACGACGGTTTCATGGGCACGAAATTCCCTGAAGGAGTCAAGCAATTGTATTTTGAGGATTATGGGGTGATTAAGGACGAAAAGCGATTGGTGGCCCTGTTTTATCTCTTTGGAGAAGTGTTGAAAAAAATGTCTGAAATGGACGCCATCGAAAATATCGATCCTCAAGTGACCTATAAGTAA
- a CDS encoding ATP-binding cassette domain-containing protein → MEQKIQALEKVQAPEQEHSLRFKESEGLRLHNPFPIIATEINKSFGEKVLFEKASFTIPLGGRVAFVGGNGAGKTTLMEMIMNREEGFEISPKAKIGYFTQGSYKYDGNQNLINHMQADCDYNVSEIRGALSSMGFTAVDLRKNLRVLSGGEIIKLMLLKVLLGKYNILLLDEPSNYLDLPGLEALESLIKGFQGTLIFISHDRRLVENVADVIYEIKNKKNIRIK, encoded by the coding sequence ATGGAACAAAAAATCCAGGCCCTGGAAAAGGTTCAAGCCCCTGAGCAGGAGCATTCCCTTCGGTTTAAGGAGAGTGAGGGACTAAGGCTCCATAACCCCTTTCCCATTATTGCCACAGAGATCAACAAGAGCTTCGGGGAAAAAGTCTTGTTTGAAAAGGCCTCCTTTACCATCCCCCTTGGAGGAAGAGTGGCCTTTGTAGGAGGCAATGGTGCGGGAAAAACCACCTTAATGGAAATGATCATGAACCGGGAAGAGGGGTTTGAAATATCTCCCAAGGCTAAAATAGGATACTTCACCCAGGGAAGCTATAAATATGACGGGAATCAGAACCTGATCAACCATATGCAGGCGGATTGTGATTATAATGTTTCGGAAATCCGGGGAGCCTTATCGTCAATGGGATTTACTGCGGTGGATCTAAGAAAAAACCTCAGAGTCCTCAGCGGCGGGGAAATAATAAAGCTGATGTTATTAAAGGTACTGCTTGGAAAATATAATATCCTTTTGCTGGATGAACCGAGCAATTATCTGGATCTACCGGGATTAGAAGCTTTGGAAAGTCTGATAAAGGGATTTCAAGGCACCCTGATTTTTATCAGTCATGATAGAAGGCTGGTGGAAAATGTGGCGGATGTAATTTATGAGATAAAAAACAAAAAAAATATTCGGATCAAATAA
- a CDS encoding LDCC motif putative metal-binding protein, with translation MKNFFKNMLKSIEDANKQNFGKKKMDCCDLNQGSNGNNKNAKQDKSSHNSAKH, from the coding sequence TTGAAAAACTTTTTCAAAAACATGTTGAAGTCTATTGAAGATGCCAATAAGCAGAATTTCGGCAAGAAAAAAATGGACTGTTGTGACCTGAACCAAGGGTCCAATGGAAACAACAAAAATGCCAAGCAAGATAAATCCAGCCATAACAGTGCAAAACATTGA
- a CDS encoding SoxR reducing system RseC family protein — protein sequence MENIGIVKKIEGSEAIVEIQRTSACGESCASCKGGCIPTKKYVEAINLPEAKAGQRVKIELQTKKVLNAAIIMYLLPLLSTFIGVLLGIWAGGNMGDGSNQEAVGIATGLIFLGLSFLGIRLWDRSRKNREKVEIVISKIIK from the coding sequence ATGGAGAATATAGGGATCGTAAAAAAAATAGAAGGCAGTGAAGCGATTGTGGAAATTCAACGAACCAGTGCCTGCGGTGAAAGCTGTGCTTCCTGCAAAGGGGGCTGCATACCCACTAAAAAGTATGTGGAGGCTATAAATCTGCCGGAAGCGAAAGCAGGACAGCGGGTGAAGATTGAACTGCAAACAAAAAAAGTACTGAATGCCGCAATCATTATGTATCTTTTACCTCTGTTAAGCACTTTCATCGGTGTGTTACTGGGAATATGGGCCGGTGGAAATATGGGAGACGGAAGCAATCAAGAGGCGGTGGGGATCGCTACAGGGCTGATCTTTTTAGGACTGTCCTTTCTCGGCATTCGTCTTTGGGACCGCAGCCGAAAAAACAGAGAAAAAGTAGAAATCGTGATTTCGAAAATTATTAAATGA
- a CDS encoding SHOCT domain-containing protein encodes MYWNQHGMMGGYWIMMFIFIIIVIVAVYLFMDSKNNKSGSENGSGAYRERNSEEGALEILNERFAKGEIDEEEYQSKKRLLQNK; translated from the coding sequence ATGTATTGGAATCAACATGGAATGATGGGAGGCTATTGGATCATGATGTTCATATTTATTATTATAGTGATCGTGGCGGTTTATCTGTTTATGGATTCGAAGAATAACAAGTCCGGCAGTGAGAACGGATCAGGAGCTTACCGGGAGAGAAATTCGGAAGAAGGGGCACTGGAAATCTTAAATGAACGATTTGCCAAGGGTGAAATTGATGAAGAGGAATATCAGAGCAAGAAAAGACTGCTGCAAAACAAGTAA
- a CDS encoding DUF305 domain-containing protein, translated as MKKRKNWKVIFVLILLASIVVSSGMGPRQRGPGMMRSSQVFVDNEYEFLVHMIPHHQEAVDNAQILRDNTERGEMRDFAEEIIQTQREEIERMQGFLNDWYPDEVHAVDYEPMMGDYENLTGEELDRAFLEDMIPHHMEAVMMSQQLLMRGLAEHEEVAVLARDIRNSQRDEIHQMEEWLSSWYGESSMMASDDDSSWMTWGHDSGGMMRRTPWPSVLIWGGIILIGIVLIVILMLNKTKTPNKSQSSTSPSAKEILDTRLAKGEISEEEYQKKRKYLDE; from the coding sequence ATGAAAAAAAGAAAGAACTGGAAAGTAATTTTTGTATTGATTTTGCTGGCAAGCATAGTGGTAAGCAGCGGAATGGGTCCGAGACAGAGAGGGCCGGGGATGATGCGGTCCAGCCAAGTTTTTGTAGATAATGAATATGAATTTCTGGTGCATATGATCCCCCATCATCAAGAGGCTGTGGATAATGCACAAATTCTAAGAGACAATACAGAGCGGGGAGAAATGCGGGATTTTGCAGAAGAAATCATTCAAACCCAAAGGGAAGAAATTGAACGGATGCAAGGCTTTCTTAACGACTGGTATCCGGATGAAGTACATGCAGTTGATTATGAACCGATGATGGGAGATTATGAAAACCTAACCGGAGAGGAATTGGATCGGGCATTTTTAGAGGATATGATTCCTCATCATATGGAAGCGGTGATGATGTCGCAGCAATTATTAATGAGAGGACTTGCGGAGCATGAAGAGGTAGCGGTTTTAGCCCGGGACATCAGAAACAGTCAGCGGGATGAAATTCATCAAATGGAGGAATGGCTGTCAAGCTGGTATGGTGAGTCTTCAATGATGGCCTCGGATGATGACTCTTCCTGGATGACCTGGGGCCATGATTCCGGAGGAATGATGAGAAGGACTCCGTGGCCGAGCGTACTTATATGGGGCGGAATTATTTTAATCGGCATTGTTCTGATTGTGATTCTTATGTTGAATAAAACAAAGACCCCTAATAAGTCCCAGTCTTCCACTAGTCCATCGGCAAAAGAGATACTGGATACGCGATTAGCTAAAGGGGAGATCTCGGAAGAAGAGTACCAAAAGAAGCGCAAATATCTAGATGAATAA
- a CDS encoding GNAT family N-acetyltransferase — MELQYEKYTKNQQESVMEMIGKDPEQRDYLRSVLELESGKVRVVYGKKEILGLVQIEPEKDTSFVIVYVPLNHRNRGLGSRILQYAEEVLHQEETKKIMTTYSMNHENSKGFAKKHGYERLFSSAYLKRSDGKFTIEQVPVRPYRDEDFEEAFTLSAKAFHEMRLRVGDFPDSAVGKPSEGICSAWKQDAGNRYIYELNGEIAGYGRLEGNEIESISVRTDLQGQGIGMKFTRYLCNELYNRGNKEIYLWCVVGNKARNLYDHLGFREVFVSEFALKSIVP, encoded by the coding sequence ATGGAACTGCAGTATGAAAAATATACGAAAAATCAGCAGGAAAGCGTAATGGAAATGATTGGGAAGGATCCGGAACAAAGGGATTATCTTCGAAGTGTATTGGAACTGGAATCAGGGAAAGTAAGGGTTGTCTATGGAAAGAAGGAAATTCTGGGCCTGGTGCAAATTGAGCCGGAAAAGGACACCTCCTTTGTCATCGTTTACGTTCCCCTTAATCATCGTAACAGAGGCCTTGGTAGTAGGATTTTACAATATGCAGAAGAGGTATTACATCAAGAGGAAACGAAAAAGATTATGACCACCTATTCCATGAACCATGAAAACTCCAAGGGCTTTGCAAAAAAGCACGGCTATGAACGACTGTTTTCCAGTGCCTATTTAAAGCGTAGTGATGGGAAATTCACCATTGAACAGGTACCGGTAAGGCCTTACCGGGATGAAGATTTTGAGGAGGCCTTTACCTTATCCGCCAAAGCCTTCCATGAAATGCGTTTAAGGGTAGGGGATTTTCCCGATTCCGCCGTAGGTAAGCCCAGTGAAGGGATCTGCAGTGCATGGAAGCAGGACGCTGGGAATCGATACATTTATGAGCTGAATGGAGAAATCGCAGGCTATGGTCGTCTGGAAGGCAATGAAATTGAAAGCATCTCGGTGCGTACGGATCTCCAGGGACAAGGGATTGGAATGAAGTTTACCCGGTATTTATGCAATGAGCTTTACAATAGAGGCAATAAGGAAATCTATCTTTGGTGTGTGGTGGGCAACAAGGCCCGAAATCTCTATGATCATTTGGGCTTTCGGGAAGTGTTTGTCTCGGAGTTTGCCCTGAAGTCCATAGTACCGTAA
- a CDS encoding sigma-54-dependent transcriptional regulator, with translation MHKILIVDDEKNMRWAIKRAFKNQPYEFLEAADGKEGVAVFEKEQPDMVLLDLKMPKIDGLTALEKMKALEKEMEKEVPVVMITAHGTAESAVEAMKLGALDYISKPFDVEELRIILRKALEYKGLQDKLNYLEEALELKQGKPIIGKSEKMNNVYKMVNQVAKTDATVLILGGSGTGKEIIADTIHRNSGRSQGPYIKVNCGAIPENLLESELFGHEKGAFTGAVKRKIGKFQRAEGGTIFLDEIGELSLPMQVKILRVLQEREVEPVGGSETYTVDTRIITATNQNLHEKVKTQEFREDLYYRLNVFPIELPALRERKEDIPLLAEHFLQKYQQELGKKDVKISDEALEALMDYDWPGNIRELENIVERTLIISSTPVIKKKDLPQGLISYGPSATSDSHRPGETSFQLPEDGINLDALEKDLILQALERTEYNQTRAAKLLGISRHTLLYRMEKYDLKK, from the coding sequence ATGCATAAAATACTGATTGTGGATGATGAGAAAAACATGCGCTGGGCCATTAAACGGGCCTTTAAAAATCAACCCTATGAATTTCTGGAGGCCGCTGATGGTAAAGAGGGCGTGGCGGTTTTTGAAAAAGAACAGCCGGATATGGTGCTGCTGGATTTAAAAATGCCGAAAATCGACGGTCTTACGGCTCTGGAAAAGATGAAGGCCCTGGAAAAAGAAATGGAAAAGGAAGTCCCTGTGGTAATGATAACCGCCCACGGCACGGCAGAGTCCGCGGTGGAGGCCATGAAGCTTGGAGCCCTGGATTATATCTCCAAGCCCTTTGATGTGGAGGAACTTCGGATAATCCTTCGAAAAGCGCTGGAATACAAAGGGTTACAAGATAAGCTGAACTATCTGGAGGAAGCCCTGGAGCTGAAACAGGGAAAGCCTATTATCGGAAAAAGTGAGAAAATGAACAACGTATACAAAATGGTCAATCAGGTGGCAAAAACCGATGCTACGGTACTGATCCTCGGGGGAAGCGGTACCGGAAAGGAAATCATTGCGGATACCATCCACCGAAATAGTGGCCGGAGCCAGGGTCCCTATATTAAGGTAAACTGCGGAGCAATTCCGGAAAATCTGTTGGAAAGCGAACTCTTCGGTCACGAAAAAGGCGCCTTTACCGGAGCAGTGAAACGAAAAATAGGAAAGTTTCAACGGGCCGAGGGAGGGACGATTTTTTTGGATGAAATCGGAGAGCTGAGTCTCCCTATGCAGGTGAAAATCCTTCGGGTTTTGCAGGAACGGGAAGTGGAACCCGTGGGAGGATCGGAAACCTACACCGTGGATACTCGAATTATTACGGCCACGAACCAAAATCTCCATGAAAAAGTAAAAACCCAGGAATTTCGCGAGGACTTGTATTATCGATTAAATGTATTTCCCATCGAACTTCCCGCCCTCCGGGAGCGAAAAGAAGATATTCCACTACTGGCGGAACACTTTTTACAGAAGTATCAACAGGAGCTTGGGAAAAAAGACGTAAAAATCTCCGACGAAGCCCTAGAGGCGTTAATGGATTATGATTGGCCCGGTAATATCCGGGAGTTGGAAAACATTGTGGAGCGGACCCTGATTATCAGCAGCACTCCGGTGATTAAGAAGAAGGACCTCCCCCAGGGACTGATCTCCTATGGGCCGTCGGCAACCTCTGACTCTCACCGTCCCGGGGAAACAAGCTTTCAACTGCCCGAGGACGGGATCAATCTGGATGCCCTAGAGAAGGACTTGATCCTCCAGGCCTTAGAACGTACGGAGTACAATCAGACCCGGGCAGCGAAGCTCCTGGGCATCAGCCGCCATACCTTGCTGTACCGGATGGAAAAATATGATCTGAAAAAATAA
- a CDS encoding ATP-binding cassette domain-containing protein translates to MELRVKGKNIQVEYLGREVLDIEEVEIYEYDRIGLVGANGAGKSTLLKVLIGEMNPEAGEVNRLGEFAYIPQLEEGVLEETKDFALMGKLGVDKIDTRRMSGGEETRMKIAQALSNQAHGIFADEPTSHLDREGMDFLIGQLTYFLGALLVISHDRYFLDEVVHKIWELEDGKITEYWGNYSNYLQQKEEERKNQTAKYEEYRAECGRLEEIAEEKRSRL, encoded by the coding sequence ATGGAACTAAGAGTAAAGGGAAAAAATATCCAAGTGGAATATCTTGGACGAGAGGTACTGGACATTGAGGAAGTGGAAATATATGAGTATGATCGTATTGGTTTAGTAGGAGCAAACGGTGCAGGAAAGAGTACATTATTAAAAGTGCTGATAGGTGAGATGAACCCCGAAGCAGGGGAGGTCAACCGTCTTGGAGAATTTGCCTACATCCCTCAGCTCGAGGAAGGGGTTTTGGAGGAAACAAAGGATTTTGCTCTTATGGGTAAGCTTGGAGTTGATAAAATTGATACCCGGAGGATGAGCGGCGGGGAAGAAACCAGAATGAAAATTGCCCAGGCCCTTTCCAATCAAGCACACGGGATTTTTGCCGATGAACCGACCAGCCATTTAGACCGGGAAGGTATGGATTTTTTAATCGGACAGTTAACATATTTCCTCGGAGCCTTATTGGTGATCAGTCATGACCGGTATTTCCTGGATGAAGTGGTGCATAAGATTTGGGAGCTGGAAGATGGAAAAATTACGGAGTACTGGGGCAACTATTCTAATTATCTTCAACAAAAGGAAGAGGAACGTAAGAATCAGACGGCAAAATACGAAGAATATAGGGCGGAGTGCGGCAGATTAGAAGAAATCGCTGAGGAAAAACGAAGCAGGCTTTAA
- a CDS encoding MBL fold metallo-hydrolase, whose amino-acid sequence MLKKITERIYLLEHERKTDRPSLGLIVGEKGSMVVDSGNSPKHAGEFLQAAEKVTKGPIKYLGITHHHWDHIVGMEKMNIPSVGSRKTQSRLKDMGNWKWDDASLEKQKKDGVFNDFVINAIKGEMKEEERKDFRVAPMDIIFEGKLTFDLGNITSVMLEMDGPHTEDTTLIYVPERKVLFLGDSIYGSRKNGKFGYDREKLFMLIEAIRSLDVAYYIVSHESILDQKEMEEFFGELERASKAAGAETSAKEGEK is encoded by the coding sequence ATGCTAAAAAAGATCACCGAGAGGATTTACTTATTAGAGCATGAACGAAAAACCGATCGGCCCTCCTTAGGACTGATTGTTGGAGAAAAAGGAAGTATGGTTGTGGACAGCGGAAATTCGCCGAAACATGCCGGAGAGTTTTTACAAGCAGCTGAAAAAGTAACAAAGGGACCGATAAAATACCTGGGGATTACTCACCACCACTGGGATCATATCGTGGGAATGGAAAAGATGAATATTCCCAGTGTGGGGAGTCGAAAAACCCAAAGCCGGCTGAAGGACATGGGGAACTGGAAATGGGATGATGCCTCTCTGGAAAAGCAGAAAAAGGACGGGGTATTCAATGATTTTGTAATCAATGCCATTAAAGGAGAAATGAAGGAAGAGGAAAGAAAGGATTTCAGGGTAGCCCCCATGGATATAATTTTCGAAGGGAAACTTACCTTTGACCTTGGGAACATCACATCCGTAATGCTGGAGATGGACGGACCTCATACGGAGGATACAACACTGATCTATGTACCGGAAAGGAAGGTGCTTTTCCTTGGGGATTCCATTTATGGATCGCGGAAAAACGGGAAGTTCGGTTATGACCGGGAAAAGCTGTTCATGCTGATTGAAGCAATAAGATCTCTGGATGTGGCCTATTATATCGTATCCCACGAATCCATCCTTGATCAAAAGGAAATGGAGGAATTTTTCGGAGAGCTGGAGCGAGCCTCAAAAGCGGCGGGGGCGGAAACCTCAGCAAAAGAAGGGGAAAAATAA